The region ACTTTGTGATGCGAATTTCAAAAAACTCGACTCCTTACGTCGAGTTCACGTTAAATAAATTCCAATATTTTCAATTAGTTGCGAAGGATATCCTTGTAGTAACTTTTTAGCGGAATCAAACGGTTAACATTCAACTGTTTAACTCCTAATTTTTAGAAACAGGAAATAATCGTAATGGTTATTCCAGGCAAAAATACCGCGCTGCCCGTGGCGGCGCTTTCTTTCTTGATGCTGGTGGCCCTTTATCTGCTTTCGGCTGCCACTCGGGATACTGCTGAGTTCGGTCGTCTTTATTCATGGCTCATCATCATAAATGGGGTATTGCTGATTGTTCTGGTAATACTTATCGGGAGTAATGTCTATCAGCTAGTTACCCAGTATCGGGCGGGGGTCATTGGTTCACGCATGACATTGCGCTTGGCGGTGGTGTTCATGGCATTGTCGCTGGCTCCGGCAAGCACGGTGTATTACTTTGCCCAAGGGTTTTTAGATCGGGCGATTGATAGTTGGTTTGATGCCCGTATCGGAAAAACCCTCGATGAAAGTTTGGACCTAGGACGTACTGCATTGGACGCAGCGATGCGCGAGCGGCTGCGACAAGTAACACGACTTGCCGCTGAACTCGTCGATAATTCTGAGCGTATGACGGTGTTGACCCTTGACGACCTACGTGGACGAAGCGGAGCCACTGAGTTGAGCCTAGTGACCCTCAACGGTGAGTTCGTGGCCGCCAGCCACGCCGACCCCATTGTGGTTTTACCCCATCGACTCACGGAAGCCGTGCTTGATCGGGTGCGTCAAGATAATTCTTATGTCGGTCTTGCTTCGGAGCCAGGCTCGGGCACGGGGATGCAGGTACGCGTGGCCCTCAAAATCTTCACCAATAATCCCAATGTTGGAAATAATTTGCTGATCCTGCACGCGCTATTTCCCATCGCCGAGCGTCTCTCGACCCTGACTACGAGCATTCAAGGTGCCTATGACCAGTATCGAGAGCTATCCTATCTACGTCAGCCACTTAAATTCAGTTTTTCCCTGACGCTTGCCATGGTATTGATACTCTCGCTGGCGATGGCGGTCTGGGCAGCCTTTTTTTCCGCTCGGCATCTGGCGGCGCCAGTGTCGAACCTCGCTCGTGCGAGCCGTGCCGTGGCCGCCGGTGATTATGATGTTCGTCTTCCGACACCCGCCAACGATGAATTGGGATTATTGGTCGCTTCGTTCAATGACATGATCGAGAAGATCGCCCTGGCGAGAGACGCTGCTCGGCGTGGTCAAGCGCAGATCGAAGGACAGCGCGCTTACCTAGAGGCGATTCTTGCCCATCTTTCCTCTGGGGTGGTTACCCTTGATATTCACGGTGTTCTGCGAAGCGCCAACCGCGCGGCGGGTCAGATTCTGGCCGTGGATCTAGACCACGGACTTACCCTGGAATACTTGACTACCGCTCGTCCCCATCTTTCCCCTTTGCTGGATGTCCTAGAGGCGCATCTTGCTGCGGGAAGCAAGGATTGGCGCCAGGAAGTGACTTTGACTCGACTCGGAGCCGGGCGTCAGGTATTGATGTGCCATGGAACGATTCTGACTGAGCTGGTTGGGATGAAGCGCAGCGTGGTGGTTCTGGATGACATTACTCCGCTTCTTCAGGCCCAGCGTACCATTGCCTGGAGTGAAGTCGCGCGGCGTTTAGCTCACGAAATCAAAAATCCGCTCACACCCATTCAGCTTTCGGCAGAACGCCTGCGTCATAAATATCTCAAGCGCATGAATCCCGAAGATGCAGAACTCCTCAATCGCCTTACCCATACCATCATTCAGCAGGTTGAGGTAATGAAGGAAATGGTGAATGCTTTCTCGGAGTACGCCCGAGCGCCTAAGATGGAACCTCGTCCATTACTGCTCAATACTGTGATCAACGAAGTTGCCGACCTTTATCGTGGTCACGAAGGCGCAACGCTGATCCTGGATTTAGCAACGAATTTACCCTTGCTGGAAGCTGACCTGGGTCGATTACGTCAACTACTGCATAATTTAATCAAGAATGCCCTGGAGGCTGTAGCAGGAATCGAACAGCCCAGCATTACCTTGCGGACCCGCAATCTGTACGAAAATAATAATCGTTACGTAGAATTGCGAGTCGAGGATACTGGACCTGGGATTCCCGAGCACATCATGGCTCGTCTGTTTGAACCCTATGTCACCACCAAAATTCGGGGAACTGGGCTGGGACTGGCGATTGTCAAACGGATTATTGAGGAACACAGCGGCTGGATCCGAGCCGAAAATCCCGAGGGTGGCGGAGCGGTAATCGTGGTTCGGTTGCCGGTGACGGGTCAAGAACCCCTTGAGCCTTCAGGATCGAGGGGCTTGTGAGGTAAAACTCATATTTCCTCCCCATTGCTAAAGCCAGGGGGTATCTCGGGGACAATGATGACTTTATTTGTCCGTTCGCTTGGCATTGGTCCTGATTTAGTGCTTCTGCATGGATGGGGATTCCACGGTGGAATATGGGATGACCTGCTTGAGATTCTGTTGAGATTGGGGCATCGAGTCCATGTAGTGGATTTACCCGGCCATGGACGCAGCAATGCCTCGGCTGCGTCATCAAATATCGACGACTGGGCGCAAGCGGTACGAGAAGTAGTGCCTAGCGGATCAGCTTGGATGGGGTGGTCGCTAGGTGGGATGGTAGCTCTTGCCGCAGCCACGCTTGATCCCACGGGAATCAGGGCACTGATAATGGTAGGCGCTTCACCGCGTTTTGTGCGTGGATCAGACTGGCCGGCCGCGTTGGCACCGGAACTCTTGGCTGAATTCGGGCGTGGTCTGAAGGAAGACTGGCGCTCGACGCTGTCGCGTTTTCTTGCCCTTCAAACACGTCCGGGCACAAGTCAAATCATGCGCCGACTACGGACATTGATGCTCGCTTTTCCGCCTGATCCCGCCGCTCTAACCCAAGGATTAACGCTGCTGCGAGAAACCGATTTACGTCCGCGACTGTCACGCGTCACCTGTCCGACGATGGTACTTTTGGGAGCACGCGATACCCTAGTTCCAGTCGAGGTATCAACCAATTTGGCACATTTACGACCAGATTGGAAAATTTGCCATTTGGCCGAAGCTGGGCATTTACCTTTCCTTACCCACCAAGCAGAATTCCTGTTCGCCATGAATTTAGAGTCTGCAGCTAATCTGTCATTCTGCGCTCAGTCGCAGAACTTGCAATCTTTTTAGGGCCTATTAACACTAACTGAACATATCTAAAGTTAGACCAAAGGTAATAAAAAAATTAAACATGATATCCAACTTATCAAATTTTGTAAAAATCCTTCTGAATCTTTTTAATCTCCTAAATAATAGCTTTTCAATTTTTTCAAAAATTATCGCAGTTACTATCATGTTTTTACTCCTCTTTTAGTGTTAATAGGTCCTAAAGAACTTGCAGACCGTAAACCGTACATTATCATGGATTCGTCATGTCCCATCGATCCAATATCAAAACTACGCTTCAGAAAACCCGTCAACGCTATCAGGCTATATTTGAGCAAGCTGCGGTCGGGATCGCGCGGTTGGCGCTTGATGGACATTGGTTGGAAGTCAATCAAAAATTTTGTGAAATTGTTGGTTATAGTCACGAGGAATTATTGCGACTCAGCTTTCAGCGCATTACTCATCCTGACGATTTAGGTTCAGATCTCGCTCAAGTTGAACGAATGCTGCAGGGTGAAATTAACAATTATTTCAAGGAAAAGCGTTATATTCGCAAGGATGGTACTACCGTGTGGATCAATTTGAATCTCTCGTTGGCGCGGCTGCCATCAGGGGAACCAGACTATTTTATTTCCGTAATTCAGGATATTCAACGTCATAAAGAAGCAGAAATGGCGCTTCAGCTTGAAGAGCGACGTTATCGAGCGGTAGTGGAAACTATCCTTGATGGTTTTTGCGTATTACGTGCGAGCGACGGATTGATTCTTGAAGTTAATAATATTTATTGTCAGCTCTCGGGATATGACCGAGAAGAATTGCTCACCATGAGCATCACTGACCTTGAGTATAAGGAATTTCCACCGGAAACAGCATCCTCTATTGAAAAAATAATTCAAAGTGGTGGCGATGTCTTCAAAAGCCATCATCGACGCAAAAATGGTGAAATTTGGCCGGTAGAAGTAATGGTCACCTATAGTGACATCGAGAATGGCCTTTTTTTTGCGTTTATGCGCGATATTCACGAACGATGTATTAATCGTGCGTTGTTGGATCTACGCCGCCGCCTATCCGATCTCGTCTATCAAGGTTCCCTAGACACGTTGATGCAAATTGCCCTGGATAGTGCAGAGCAATTAACTAATAGTCATATTGGCTTTTTGCATTTTGTGGCAACTGATCAGCAAAATATTTCACTTCAGATTTGGTCCACCAATACCAAAAAAACTTTTTGTAGTATTGCAAATCAGGGATTCAATGGATTGCACTATCCAATTACTAATGCGGGAGTCTGGGTGGATTGTGTCCTGCAACGTCGTCCCGTGATTCATAACGACTACGCCAGCCTACCCCACAAAAAAGGATTGCCGGCAGGTCATCCTGAAGTGTTGCGGGAGCTAATCGTGCCATTGATCCGTAATGGGCTGATCGTGGCACTGATTGGCGTGGGCAACAAGGTGACGGATTATATCGATGCTGATATTGAGGTGGTACTTGATGTCGGAGACATACTTCTTGGCTACATGGAGCGAAAACGCGCCGAGGAACGTATTGATTTCATGGCCTACTATGACGCGCTCACTGGCCTGCCTAACCGTGTCCTGTTGTTCGACCGTATCAACCAAGCCATGGCTCAAGCCAAACGCTCCGGGGTTTTAATCGCGCTGGCTTATCTGGATTTGGATGGCTTCAAACCCGTCAATGACCTCTATGGTCACGAGGTGGGTGATCAATTGTTGGTCGCCTTTGCCCAACGTCTTACTCGCGCCTTACGTGAGATCGACACTTTAGCGCGTCTGGGAGGGGATGAATTTGTTCTGGTGCTGACCGGCCTAAGCCAGCTTAATGAAGGAGAAATTATTCTACGGCGTCTGCTAAATACTTTGGAACAGCCTTTTCAAATCGACCATCACGAAATTCTACTTAACGCAAGCTTAGGTTTTACCGTTTATCCCATTGATCAATGCGATGCCGAAATCCTTTTGCGCCACGCTGATCAAGCGATGTATCAGGCCAAGCGACAGGGTAAAAATCAGATTCGTCTTTACGACATTGTTCAGGACATGCGCTTGCGTGCGAATCAGGAAATTCTTGACGAATTACGTCAGGCCATAGTAAACGATGAACTGATTTTTCATTACCAACCAAAGATTCATTTGACCAGTGGCGAGATTATAGGAGTAGAGGCGTTAATTCGCTGGCAGCATCCACGTCGTGGTCTGTTGTGGCCAGATGAATTCCTGAATGTTTTGGATAGCGCACCAGAAGAAGCCGCCATGCTCGATAAATGGGTAATTCGTCGAGCACTCATCGAAATTGCCGCTTGGGAAAACGCTGGTGAACCTATTTCGGTAAGTGTCAATATCAGTCCACGGCAATTGTCCCAAATTAGCTTTCTTGATTTCATTCGTGATCAGGTATCACAGTGGCCGACAAGCGTGGTAGCTAAATTGGAAATCGAGGTATTGGAATCGACAGCGGTGACCGACATGGAACAACTCACCAAGGTCATGAAGGATTGTGTTGAACTGGGAATCCGTTTTGCTTTGGATGATTTTGGTACCGGCTATTCATCCCTAATCCATATTCGCCATCTACCCGTTCACTGGATAAAACTTGACCAAAAATTTGTGCGCGGTATGTTGGAAAACGCTGATGATCTCAAAATTATTGAGGGGGTAACGCGCCTAGCCCGAGATTTTCAATATTCCATTATCGCCGAGGGCGTGGAAACCATGGAACTCGCCGCGCTACTTATTGATCTAGGTTGCCCGCTAGGCCAGGGTTATGGTATCGCCAAGCCAATGCCGGCAGAGTTGCTGTCAGAATGGCGTCGGACCTGGCCCCATGATGTTCGTTATCGAAATCTCCGCCGTCTTGATCCATCAGGCCCGGTGGATGCCCTACTCCAAATCATTATTCTGGATATTCAACGTTGGAGTGATGACCTCGCACGTTTTATCGAAACCGACGGCAAAAGTACTTGTCCCAGCCTTTGCGTGGATCAATGCGAAATTACCTGCTGGTGCAACGGTTTAGGACGATTTCGCTACGGAGAGCACCCCAGTTTTCCCTTTCTTGCCGTGCGTCATCGCGCTCTCCACATCCTCGCTGCTGATTTGCTGGATCAGTTTGAACACGGTCATCATCATGCCATGCGCAGTAGTTTGGCGCGGTTGTATGCCCAGCGGGATGACGTAATCGAGATGTTGCAGAATCTATCCTTAAAGACGGTACAAAAACTATAAGCTGTTTTCAGCAATTCATGGACTGTAATCAGCCTGGGTTAATAATGGTCATGGCTTATTCAAAAAATTATTTTATTATTTTTAGTTTAATCATCATGGCCGTCGCAATTTATCTTCCGGGAATCCGAGAATGGGCGGTCCTGGATGATTTTATCAATATTACCCAAAATATTGATATCCATTGGCGATATCTAGGCTGGAATGAATTCACCGCCGCTGTGGATTCTGGCATAAGTGGGCCTTTTGGGCGGCCACTGGCGATGTTGAGTTTTGGTCTAAATTATTATTTCAATCCCCAAAATCCGCTTTCAAGTGCAAAATTGACCAATATTGTCTTGCACGCAATTTCTGGAGTATTAGTATATAACCTGGCCCTTAAACTTTTGCCGTATTGGCGACCACACACGCCAGACATCCAGTGGTTTGCTTTTTTTATTGGGTTATTATGGGTTCTACACCCATTGCATGTCAGTACCGTCTTGTATACGGTACAACGAATGACCTTGCTCTCAGGACTATTTTGTTTGGTGGGACTACTTGCTTTCGTGCATGGCAGAGAACGATTGATGCTCGGAGAAGAAGACGGCGTGTGGTGGATTGCATGTGGTAACTTGATTGCGGGTGGCCTGGCGGTATTAAGCAAGGAAAATGGCGCCCTGCTTGGGCATTTTGAATTGGTATTGGAATTAATATTTTTTCGTTTTTCCGCATCTTCTCGTCTTGGCAGAAAAAAATTTATTGCCATGGCGACAGTAGCAATACCTATTTTCGTAATTTCGGGTTATCTTCTACAACAGTGTATAACAGGATCTGGCTACGGATCACGTAGCTTTAATTTAATCCAGCGTTTATTAACTGAAGCGCGGATATTATGGTTCTATATCTGGTTATTGGTGGTACCCGATCACACTAATATGAGTCTCTATCATGATGATTTAGAAATATCGACGGGATGGCTGCAACCTTGGACAACCCTGCCAGCGGTAATTTTGTGGTTAATAGTCGTGATTGCATCAATGATTGCCTGGCGGCGGAAACAAGCATTGCCGTTGGTTTTTGGATTGTGGTGGTTTCTTGTGACGCATTTGCTGGAATCGACGGTTATCCCTCTGGAACTTGTATTTGAGCATAGAAATTATCTTGCGGTATTTGGCATTGTGATGCCCATGGTGTTTTATTTTGGTATTGCTATCACAAAGATTACAGGGCGAAAATTATATGTTCTGGTGGTGGGCGCAACATTAATTGGAACGCTGTGGATAGCTGAAGTGTGGGCACGGGTTAATGAATGGACAGAAATCAGGTCATTTTTTTCAACCTTGCTATTGCGTCATCCACAATCACCGCGTGCTTGGGCCGAGGCTGCATCGCTAATGGTGGATGTGAAGGATTTCGTTAACGCAGTGGCAAATTATCAACAGGCAGCGGCACTGGATAAACGTGAAGCAGGCTATCGTCTCAGGGAAGTATGTTATCGAATGGTGTCGGGACAAGAAGTAACCGTTACATTATTAGAAGATACTCGATATCGTCTGTCTCAATATCCTATTACCCCAATCACGATTCTTGCATTGCTGAACTTAGGTAAAATAGCAGAAAATTTTGATGCTACCCAGCGTGAAAAAATCATTCCAATATTGAGAGCAGCAGTAGCAAATCTGAACTGGTCAAATCATAATGTACGCGGGCTTGGTTATTTTCGTTTAGGTAATCTGGAATACTATAATGGCTACCACGATGCAGCCTTACGAAATTGGGAACTAGCGGTGGATTTAATGCCTAAAAAAATACACTGGCGAGGAGTGATGCTTGATTTAGTAGATATCTACCTGGCACGCGAGATGAAGGATAAGGCTCGAAATACACTAGCAAAAATCGAGGCAGAAGGCATGGATGATGTAGATTCCGAACAGTGGAAACGTTTCACGCGGGTACGCCACCTTATTCAGGATGGTGACACCACAAAATAATGAGCAGTTACCATACATCCCATAGCTAAAGCTAGGGGTATCCCAGAAAAATGATGACGAAAATCAGGAGCAATTCAGTTGTCCACTTCACGTTATACCGACTGGTCTCCCATTGGTAAGGGAGCTTCCGCGATTGTGTTCAAGGTTTTTGACCAGGAATTGAAACGCCCGGTTGCTATCAAATTGCTCAGGCACGAGTACGCAGAAAATCCTGACTTTATGGAGAGCCTGCGCCAAGAGGTGCGAATCTCCCATGACATCTATCATCGGGATATTTGTCCCATCTATGAGATTTATCGAGGCCCCTGTCCCAGTGAAATGGAGACAACCCGTGAGGTGTGCATCGGCATCGTCATGGAGCTGATCGACGGCTGCGAATTAAAAAAATGGATAGATAACAATAAACATCGATTACGCGACACCGCCGCAGAGCGTTTCGACCTATTGCGTCGGGTTACCACCGCATTAATAACCGCCCATGCTCACATCACTCATCGTGACCTCAAGCCGGCGAACATTTTGCTGCGCCAGTGCAATATAGGACAGCCGGTAATTATGGATCTCGGAATTGCCTTACTTGGAAACACGGATAATCAAATTGCCGGAACTCCTCGCTATATGGCACCAGAACAATACACCAATCCCAATCGCGTGGATGCCCGAGCGGATCTCTTTGCCTTGGGTGTGATGGCCTACGAGATGTTTACCGACAAGACCCCGCCTACTTCACTTTGCAACGTGATGCGCACCGGGAAACCGCCTCACCCGCGACGCGACGAGATTCAACAGCCGAGCAGTTATTTCTCCGGGTTACCGCGCAGCTTAGACGAAATCATCATCCAGCTCATGGCCTATGAACCAGAAGATCGGCCCAGCTCTGCCGCCGAAGTGTTGAAGCTGCTGGAAAGCGTACCCCAACCACCGTGGGAAATCGCACGCGGCGGATCCGACGATCTGGAGTGGATATCGGTGCCAGGAGGAAAATATATGATCGGTGCCAGTCCAAGTGATCGTCTTGCCCATCAGAACGAAAAACCACGCCGCGAGGTTGAAATTTCGCCTTTTCAGATAACCGCCTACCCAATCACTAATCAAAATTACCGTAATTTTTTGCAGTCCACTGGTTATCGCAAACCGCCATTTCTCGATAGCCCTGAGTTTGGTCCAGATGATCATCCGGTGGTAGGAGTGAGCTGGGATGACGCGCGGGAATTCGCGCGTTGGGTAGGCGGCGATCTGCCAAGTGAAGCACAGTGGGAATACGCTGCACGCAGTGGTCAACGCATTTCCCAAGGAAGCGTTTATCCCTGGGGTAGCGAGCCGCCAACTGCGACGCTTGCCAATATCAACGCCACCTGCTCGCGCTCGACTTCTCCTGTGAACGCTTATCCTGGAGGCCGCAATGCCTTTGGTTTGCATGATTTATGCGGCAATGTCTGGGAATGGTGCCTTGATTCTTGGTCGGATGGATATTATTCCTCTCTGGCTAATTGTGTTCGCGATCCGGTCAATACCGAGCGGGGAGAAGAACGTAGCTTGCGGGGAGGGAGTTACGACAGCCTACCCTCTCAAGGCCGTTGCACCGCCCGCTATCATACCCAACGAGCGAGTCAGTGGCCCTGGGTCGGATTCCGCGTGGTAAAGCCAGTGGCGGCATAATTTGGTTATATCCGCCATACATATAGTGGACCGCTAAAATCAGATAGCGGTAAAACTTGAGAGGGAGGAGGGGCATTGGGTGCGATAAAGGTATTGCTCACGAGCAACGCACCGGGGCGCAGCTCGTCCTGGGCCTTGATCCACAATTGTTCCATAGGCGCGGGTGAAAGAAAGCAGTAAACCACGTCGTATTCACCAAGCGTCAGATCCCAAAAATTACCCCAGCGTACCCGACAGTTACCACGCCACCCGAGCAATAATCGCGCAATTAACCATGGTAACGGCGCTGATTCCACGCCTTCAAAATGGCCTTGAGGATGGAGAACCGCGAGGCGCGCCAATAATCCTCCCGGACCGCAGCCTAAATCGATGAATCGAAACTGCCCACCAGGAAGAAGGGTATTTAATGCCCGACACGCTGCGCCTCCCGACAAATACAACGGCACTCGTTCGCGCACGGTATTACGTTCGATGATCCAGACCACCACGAAGGCTCCGAGCCAGGCCAGGGGCGGCAGGCGGACCGCGAGACCGAGCGTGAACGCAAATGGAAACAAGAGTTGAAACAAAATCCACCAGCGGGCCAGCGATAATCTGGCGGTAATTACCGCCGCCAGCACTCCCTGAAATGTGACTACCACAATGGCAGGTAACGATACTCCTGCGGCTAGAACCAACCAGGATGTGGTCAAGAGCACGATAATCTGAACTAGAAGAACGGCACTGACCGGCCAACGATGCTGCATGACATGCCATGCCGCCAGCATAGCCGCGTGGTTCACCTGGTTCCGATCCGTTTTTCGGACGGTTTGCTGGAACTGGATTGACTTGGTGTTGGTGGTTGTGCAGGTTGAATTATCGGTGGGACAGGTATAGGTAACGTAGGCAGTGGAATAGGAGAAATTCCCGGCAAGTTGGTCACGCCTTTTTTACCCGCCTCGACCACGGGACCGCTGTTTTCAATCAGCTGATGTTCCGTGGTGCGATTCATCACGATGATTGAGATACGCCGATTAATTGGATTTAAAGGATTTTTTGGGTCCAGAGGAACGCTTTCAGCAAGCCCCACGATGCGTAAAAATTTATTCTCTTTAATTCCTCCATTCACTAAAGCGCGCCTGGCTGCATTGGCGCGTTCGGTCGAAAGTTCCCAATTGCTGTAGCCCCGCCCACTCCCGCTATAGGGACGAGCATCGGTGTGGCCGGTGATGCTCACCCGATTGGGGAGCTGATCGATAAGAGGAGCAATCTGCTTCATGATTTCGGTGGCATAAGACTCCATCCGGGTTGAACCTATATCGAACATCGGACGCTTATCCTCGTCTACCACCTGGATGCGCAACCCCTCGGTAGTGATATCGATTCCGAATTGTCCGCTATACTGATGCAATAGTTCGCTTTTATTAATGAGGTCTTGCAATTTCTCCTTGGTTTTTTGAAGATTCATTACATCCATCTGGATCTGTTCAGCATCGATTTCGTTATCGGTATCAGCTTCACTATTGTTTTTTAATTCATTGGTCACGATACCTTTTTTATTGGAAACAAAGGCACCATCCATTTCCTCGGCGCTAAATGCCTGTTTGTCGCGCGTTCCGGTATTGGTTTTTTTGACTTGACCATAACTACGAGTTATATCCTCACCACCGCCATGAATCACACTGGTCGCATCACCCGATCCGCGACCGCCTAGCAG is a window of Gammaproteobacteria bacterium DNA encoding:
- a CDS encoding protein O-mannosyl-transferase, which translates into the protein MDCNQPGLIMVMAYSKNYFIIFSLIIMAVAIYLPGIREWAVLDDFINITQNIDIHWRYLGWNEFTAAVDSGISGPFGRPLAMLSFGLNYYFNPQNPLSSAKLTNIVLHAISGVLVYNLALKLLPYWRPHTPDIQWFAFFIGLLWVLHPLHVSTVLYTVQRMTLLSGLFCLVGLLAFVHGRERLMLGEEDGVWWIACGNLIAGGLAVLSKENGALLGHFELVLELIFFRFSASSRLGRKKFIAMATVAIPIFVISGYLLQQCITGSGYGSRSFNLIQRLLTEARILWFYIWLLVVPDHTNMSLYHDDLEISTGWLQPWTTLPAVILWLIVVIASMIAWRRKQALPLVFGLWWFLVTHLLESTVIPLELVFEHRNYLAVFGIVMPMVFYFGIAITKITGRKLYVLVVGATLIGTLWIAEVWARVNEWTEIRSFFSTLLLRHPQSPRAWAEAASLMVDVKDFVNAVANYQQAAALDKREAGYRLREVCYRMVSGQEVTVTLLEDTRYRLSQYPITPITILALLNLGKIAENFDATQREKIIPILRAAVANLNWSNHNVRGLGYFRLGNLEYYNGYHDAALRNWELAVDLMPKKIHWRGVMLDLVDIYLAREMKDKARNTLAKIEAEGMDDVDSEQWKRFTRVRHLIQDGDTTK
- a CDS encoding two-component system, NtrC family, nitrogen regulation sensor histidine kinase NtrY; the protein is MVIPGKNTALPVAALSFLMLVALYLLSAATRDTAEFGRLYSWLIIINGVLLIVLVILIGSNVYQLVTQYRAGVIGSRMTLRLAVVFMALSLAPASTVYYFAQGFLDRAIDSWFDARIGKTLDESLDLGRTALDAAMRERLRQVTRLAAELVDNSERMTVLTLDDLRGRSGATELSLVTLNGEFVAASHADPIVVLPHRLTEAVLDRVRQDNSYVGLASEPGSGTGMQVRVALKIFTNNPNVGNNLLILHALFPIAERLSTLTTSIQGAYDQYRELSYLRQPLKFSFSLTLAMVLILSLAMAVWAAFFSARHLAAPVSNLARASRAVAAGDYDVRLPTPANDELGLLVASFNDMIEKIALARDAARRGQAQIEGQRAYLEAILAHLSSGVVTLDIHGVLRSANRAAGQILAVDLDHGLTLEYLTTARPHLSPLLDVLEAHLAAGSKDWRQEVTLTRLGAGRQVLMCHGTILTELVGMKRSVVVLDDITPLLQAQRTIAWSEVARRLAHEIKNPLTPIQLSAERLRHKYLKRMNPEDAELLNRLTHTIIQQVEVMKEMVNAFSEYARAPKMEPRPLLLNTVINEVADLYRGHEGATLILDLATNLPLLEADLGRLRQLLHNLIKNALEAVAGIEQPSITLRTRNLYENNNRYVELRVEDTGPGIPEHIMARLFEPYVTTKIRGTGLGLAIVKRIIEEHSGWIRAENPEGGGAVIVVRLPVTGQEPLEPSGSRGL
- a CDS encoding conserved membrane hypothetical protein (Evidence 4 : Unknown function but conserved in other organisms), whose product is MLAAWHVMQHRWPVSAVLLVQIIVLLTTSWLVLAAGVSLPAIVVVTFQGVLAAVITARLSLARWWILFQLLFPFAFTLGLAVRLPPLAWLGAFVVVWIIERNTVRERVPLYLSGGAACRALNTLLPGGQFRFIDLGCGPGGLLARLAVLHPQGHFEGVESAPLPWLIARLLLGWRGNCRVRWGNFWDLTLGEYDVVYCFLSPAPMEQLWIKAQDELRPGALLVSNTFIAPNAPPPSQVLPLSDFSGPLYVWRI
- a CDS encoding diguanylate cyclase, with translation MSHRSNIKTTLQKTRQRYQAIFEQAAVGIARLALDGHWLEVNQKFCEIVGYSHEELLRLSFQRITHPDDLGSDLAQVERMLQGEINNYFKEKRYIRKDGTTVWINLNLSLARLPSGEPDYFISVIQDIQRHKEAEMALQLEERRYRAVVETILDGFCVLRASDGLILEVNNIYCQLSGYDREELLTMSITDLEYKEFPPETASSIEKIIQSGGDVFKSHHRRKNGEIWPVEVMVTYSDIENGLFFAFMRDIHERCINRALLDLRRRLSDLVYQGSLDTLMQIALDSAEQLTNSHIGFLHFVATDQQNISLQIWSTNTKKTFCSIANQGFNGLHYPITNAGVWVDCVLQRRPVIHNDYASLPHKKGLPAGHPEVLRELIVPLIRNGLIVALIGVGNKVTDYIDADIEVVLDVGDILLGYMERKRAEERIDFMAYYDALTGLPNRVLLFDRINQAMAQAKRSGVLIALAYLDLDGFKPVNDLYGHEVGDQLLVAFAQRLTRALREIDTLARLGGDEFVLVLTGLSQLNEGEIILRRLLNTLEQPFQIDHHEILLNASLGFTVYPIDQCDAEILLRHADQAMYQAKRQGKNQIRLYDIVQDMRLRANQEILDELRQAIVNDELIFHYQPKIHLTSGEIIGVEALIRWQHPRRGLLWPDEFLNVLDSAPEEAAMLDKWVIRRALIEIAAWENAGEPISVSVNISPRQLSQISFLDFIRDQVSQWPTSVVAKLEIEVLESTAVTDMEQLTKVMKDCVELGIRFALDDFGTGYSSLIHIRHLPVHWIKLDQKFVRGMLENADDLKIIEGVTRLARDFQYSIIAEGVETMELAALLIDLGCPLGQGYGIAKPMPAELLSEWRRTWPHDVRYRNLRRLDPSGPVDALLQIIILDIQRWSDDLARFIETDGKSTCPSLCVDQCEITCWCNGLGRFRYGEHPSFPFLAVRHRALHILAADLLDQFEHGHHHAMRSSLARLYAQRDDVIEMLQNLSLKTVQKL
- the bioH gene encoding Pimeloyl-(acyl-carrier protein) methyl ester esterase, which produces MMTLFVRSLGIGPDLVLLHGWGFHGGIWDDLLEILLRLGHRVHVVDLPGHGRSNASAASSNIDDWAQAVREVVPSGSAWMGWSLGGMVALAAATLDPTGIRALIMVGASPRFVRGSDWPAALAPELLAEFGRGLKEDWRSTLSRFLALQTRPGTSQIMRRLRTLMLAFPPDPAALTQGLTLLRETDLRPRLSRVTCPTMVLLGARDTLVPVEVSTNLAHLRPDWKICHLAEAGHLPFLTHQAEFLFAMNLESAANLSFCAQSQNLQSF
- a CDS encoding formylglycine-generating enzyme, translating into MSTSRYTDWSPIGKGASAIVFKVFDQELKRPVAIKLLRHEYAENPDFMESLRQEVRISHDIYHRDICPIYEIYRGPCPSEMETTREVCIGIVMELIDGCELKKWIDNNKHRLRDTAAERFDLLRRVTTALITAHAHITHRDLKPANILLRQCNIGQPVIMDLGIALLGNTDNQIAGTPRYMAPEQYTNPNRVDARADLFALGVMAYEMFTDKTPPTSLCNVMRTGKPPHPRRDEIQQPSSYFSGLPRSLDEIIIQLMAYEPEDRPSSAAEVLKLLESVPQPPWEIARGGSDDLEWISVPGGKYMIGASPSDRLAHQNEKPRREVEISPFQITAYPITNQNYRNFLQSTGYRKPPFLDSPEFGPDDHPVVGVSWDDAREFARWVGGDLPSEAQWEYAARSGQRISQGSVYPWGSEPPTATLANINATCSRSTSPVNAYPGGRNAFGLHDLCGNVWEWCLDSWSDGYYSSLANCVRDPVNTERGEERSLRGGSYDSLPSQGRCTARYHTQRASQWPWVGFRVVKPVAA